One segment of Anopheles stephensi strain Indian chromosome 3, UCI_ANSTEP_V1.0, whole genome shotgun sequence DNA contains the following:
- the LOC118511550 gene encoding uncharacterized protein LOC118511550, which produces MGPTHGRHDRVGRGATKHDHRLYEDAPRRFQILAVPVTFSPPSAGSLHTGCDYTETNADNHLKVSGFLIKVIKRWKGPIGAAAIDRLIHPRGVHLPNHVPSQIRKASFHEIRMA; this is translated from the exons ATGGGACCCACGCATGGAAGGCATGATCGCGTTGGACGAGGAGCTACAAAACACGATCATCGACTTTATGAAGATGCCCCTAGAAGATTTCAAATACTTGCTGTCCCTGTCACCTTTTCGCCTCCGTCGGCCGGAAGCTTACACACGGGATGCGATTACACCGAAACAAATGCTGATAATCACCTTAAGGTTTCTGGCTTCCTGATTAAAGTTATAAAACGCTGGAAAGGGCCTATTGG TGCCGCAGCAATCGATCGCCTTATTCATCCCCGAGGTGTGCACCTTCCTAATCACGTTCCTTCGCAAATACGTAAAG CTTCCTTTCACGAAATCAGAATGGCGTAA